Proteins found in one Poecilia reticulata strain Guanapo linkage group LG15, Guppy_female_1.0+MT, whole genome shotgun sequence genomic segment:
- the nid1a gene encoding nidogen-1, with protein MSWVKPGWLLWASFVGFMASVQSVRRLEFFAFGPSAGDQSLDSGNDQTHRLSLSKPVFFYDGTFDSIFVNTNGFVATAEPTGESTYLGKMPSKFGMIAALQGDLDTSDGLGRVFFRQDSSPDVLRRAAEHINRAFPNDDEVNPTAAVVITWVDVAAHEPQTRGDGIEKKRNTFQLVLASLETASYAILLYARDGVQFLSTPIGDSDVIMHSGFSQGLVQGFLFSRQGQYYRTSTDEESSVRALAEETNSGMRGVWVYEIGTSPRFSNVAPGEVTDLPPEAPLPVLEHDGQQKYAPIDPDAEQIEVLEILPLPYQPHQPQNPEVVVVDDPEINVDVFSYNLGTCANNRNKCSQFADCRDYASGFCCHCRPGYYGNGLQCVAEGKPQRMNGKVNGRVFVGNSQSPVEFSSKDLHSYVVVNDGRSYVAISDIPDALGPSLMPLSAISGVIGWAFALEQPGFKNGFSLIGGEFTRQAEVTFLPGNEKLTIRQEFKGTDEQDHLVVTTTLNGQIPEVPPGTSIQSEPYTEIYQYSSNLITSSSTQNYKLVFPEGTSENRRFQWRQTISFQGCQHGEVLRDMKPTQLLSVDQVFALYDAPNQLLRLAMSNKIGDVNGGEPEENPCFTGRHGCDTNAICRPSQGNEFTCQCASGFNGDGRTCYDIDECRENPQICGPNSICNNQPGTFRCECDEGYQFGIDGRTCIEVDRPVNHCEEGTHNCDISERAQCSYNGGSSYICTCLPGFAGDGRSCRGRREERVLAFWK; from the exons ATGAGTTGGGTAAAGCCAGGATGGCTCCTTTGGGCGAGTTTTGTCGGATTTATGGCATCGGTCCAGAGCGTAAGACGATTAGAGTTTTTCGCCTTCGGTCCCAGCGCAGGAGATCAGTCACTAGACTCAGGGAATGACCAGACCCACCGCCTCTCACTCAGCAAGCCCGTGTTTTTTTATGATGGCACTTTCGACAGCATTTTT GTCAACACCAACGGTTTTGTCGCCACGGCAGAACCAACAGGCGAGTCGACATACCTTGGTAAAATGCCTTCCAAGTTTGGCATGATCGCAGCTCTGCAGGGGGATCTGGACACAAGCGATGGCTTGGGGAGAGTTTTCTTCCGTCAGGACTCCAGTCCGGATGTTCTGCGTCGGGCGGCTGAGCACATCAACAGGGCCTTCCCAAACGACGATGAGGTCAATCCCACAGCTGCTGTGGTGATCACCTGGGTGGACGTCGCCGCTCATGAACCCCAAACCAGAGGAGATGGCATTGAGAAGAAG agAAACACCTTCCAGCTGGTTCTTGCCTCCCTGGAGACTGCCTCATATGCGATTCTCCTCTACGCCAGGGATGGAGTTCAGTTTTTATCCACACCAATAGGAGACAGTGATGTGATCATGCATTCTGGCTTCAGCCAAGGTTTGGTCCAAGGATTCCTGTTTTCCAGACAGGGACAATATTACCGCACCAGCACAGATGAGGAGAGTTCTGTCAGGGCATTGGCAGA GGAGACAAACTCTGGCATGCGGGGTGTATGGGTTTACGAGATCGGAACGTCTCCCCGTTTTTCCAACGTAGCTCCTGGGGAAGTCACCGATCTGCCGCCGGAGGCCCCGCTGCCGGTTTTAGAGCACGACGGACAGCAGAAATACGCTCCCATTGATCCAGACGCTGAACAGATTGAGGTCCTTGAAATCCTTCCTCTGCCATACCAACCACATCAGCCACAGAACCCCGAAGTAGTTGTAGTCGATGACCCAGAGATAAATGTAGATG TGTTTTCGTACAACCTTGGGACATGtgccaacaacagaaataaatgctccCAGTTTGCAGACTGCAGAGATTATGCCAGTGGATTCTGCTGTCACTGCAGACCCGGCTACTATGGAAATGGACTGCAGTGTGTGGCAGAGG gaaaGCCACAAAGGATGAACGGTAAAGTCAATGGGAGGGTGTTTGTGGGAAACTCTCAGTCTCCGGTGGAGTTCAGCAGCAAGGACCTCCACTCGTACGTGGTGGTGAACGACGGCCGATCTTATGTTGCCATCAGCGACATTCCTGATGCTCTGGGGCCGTCGTTGATGCCGTTGTCGGCCATCAGTGGTGTGATCGGCTGGGCGTTTGCTCTTGAGCAGCCTGGATTTAAGAACGGCTTCAGCCTTATTG GGGGAGAGTTCACCCGACAGGCTGAAGTGACCTTTCTACCTGGGAACGAGAAGCTAACCATCAGGCAGGAGTTTAAAGGGACGGATGAACAGGACCACCTGGTGGTGACCACCACCCTGAACGGCCAGATCCCTGAGGTTCCTCCAGGCACTTCCATCCAGTCTGAGCCTTACACAGAAATCTACCAGTACAGCAGCAACC TGATCACCTCATCCTCCACTCAGAACTACAAGCTGGTTTTCCCCGAAGGAACCAGTGAAAACAGGAGGTTTCAGTGGCGTCAGACCATTTCCTTCCAGGGCTGCCAGCACGGCGAGGTTTTGAGGGACATGAAGCCTACGCAGCTGCTGAGCGTGGATCAGGTGTTTGCTCTGTATGATGCTCCAAACCAGCTCCTCCGTTTGGCCATGAGCAACAAGATTGGAGATGTCAATG GGGGGGAACCAGAAGAGAACCCATGTTTTACTGGGAGACACGGCTGTGACACCAATGCCATTTGCCGACCCAGTCAAGGAAATGAGTTCACGTGCCAGTGTGCCTCAGGATTTAATGGTGATGGGCGTACATGTTATG ACATCGATGAGTGCAGAGAAAATCCTCAGATCTGTGGACCTAACTCAATCTGCAACAATCAGCCTGGGACTTTTCGCTGCGAGTGTGATGAAGGGTATCAGTTCGGTATTGATGGAAGGACATGCATCG AGGTTGATCGACCAGTGAACCACTGTGAGGAAGGAACACATAACTGTGACATCTCTGAGCGAGCGCAGTGCAGCTACAATGGAGGTTCCTCTTACATCTGCACCTGCCTCCCAGGGTTCGCAGGAGACGGGAGATCGTGCCGGGgtaggagagaggagagagtgTTAGCTTTTTGGAAGTAG